CTGGGTCAGCACCCGGAAGCCCTGGGCGTTGCCCTCGAAATTGAGAAAGTCATGGCGCTGGGCGTCGGACATGTTGTCGAGCCATCCGGAATTGGCGGCCTTGTAAAACCAATGTCGGATGGCGTCTTCGCCGGAATGCCCGTACGGCGGATTGCCGATGTCGTGAGCCAGGCAAGCCGCTTGGACAATGACACCGAGATCGGCTGGTTCGCACCAGTTTGGCAGCTCGCCCCGCAATATCTCGCCGACGCGCATGCCCAGCGAACGGCCAACGCAGCCGACCTCAAGGCTGTGGGTAAGGCGTGTGTGGATGTGGTCATTGCTGGACACCGGATGTACCTGGGTTTTCTTGCCCAGACGACGAAAGGCGCCGGAAAAGATCACCCGGTCATGATCCTTGTGAAAGGGCGTGCGGCCAAGCTCTTCGGTGCTGGCGATGGGCTTGCCCAGCCTTTCACGACATAACAGTGTTTGCCAATCCATATATCCTCCGATCAGATCGTCCGAGTATGTGACAATGCCGCCGGGCTGCCAAGCATCGCAGCCTCTGACTGATTTCCGGTTCCGAGGTAGAATGGGCGCTGTCCCGCACGTTTCGGAATATTCATGACTGCCTCATTGACGTTGACCCTGTTTGGAACCACCGCCTGCCACCTGTGTGAAGAATGCCTGCATCTGACCCGACCGTTGGAAGGTAACGGCGTTGTCGTGCGGCAAGTGGATATTGTTGACTCCCCCGAGTTGCTGGAGCGCTATCAGCTGCGGATACCTGTTTTGCGCCGCGACGACACGGGAGCTGAGCTGGATTGGCCTTTTGATCTCGGCCAGTTGTTGGACTGGCTAGCCGATGCCACTGGCGAGGAGAGTTGAGTATGGCGCAGAGAGTAACGGAATTCTGGAAGCGCAAGACGCTGGAGCAAATGGATCAGCAGGAGTGGGAGTCGCTGTGTGATGGTTGCGGACTGTGTTGCCTGCAGAAGCTGGAGGACGAGGATGATGCAAAGTCCATCTATTACACCCGGGTGGCCTGCAAACTGCTGGATCTGAATACCTGCCGCTGCAGCGACTACCCCAACCGCCGCCAGCAGGTGCCCGACTGCGTGCAACTGACTCCGGCCACGGCCGAGGAGTTTGCCTGGTTGCCACCCACCTGTGGCTATCGCCTGGTCGCCGAGGGCGAGGATCTACCACCGTGGCATCATCTGGTGTGTGGTGACCGGGAGGCGGTACATAAATCGGGTATTTCCCAGGCGGGGCGCATGCTGGCGGAGGGGAGTGTGGCTGAGGATGATTGGGAAGAGCACATCATCTTTCGGGTGTGATGGGGGCTTCTCTCGCCCCCCCCCCCTCCTGGCGCGGCCGTTGACCTACTGTCGTATCTGCAACTCTCGCAGCTTGATATACAGATAACGAATCTGGTCGTACTCGAACGGGCTGTCCAGCGAACCGTAGCGGAAGCCATTGATATAGCGCAGGTTGAGAGCATACAGGCCATAGGACCAGGGGTTCTGGTTCATGTAATGGCGGTTGTCGAGAAACTCTGCGGCGTCCTCGATGGACCAATCCACGGCTTTGCCAGACGCATCCCGAAGGGTTGAAGGGCCGAGCAGGGGCAGGACCAGGTAAGGCCCGGTGGGTACGCCATAGAAACCCAGCGTCTGGCCGAAGTCTTCCGACTCCTGAGGCAGACCCATGGCTTGGGCCACATCGAACAGTCCAAGCACGCCAAGGGTGGTGTTGAATAGCAACCGAGCGGTGGTCCGAGCACCTTTCTTGAGCTTGCCCTGGGCCAGGCTGTTGGCCAGATTCGGTACGTCGGCAAGATTGGCGAATACATTGGATACCCCGGTGCGTACAAAGCGCGGGGTCGCCCATTCATAGGCATTCACAGCCGGCAGGTAAACATACTCATCGAACTGCCCATTGAATCGATAGACGCGTCGATTGAAACCTTCGATCGGGTCATGGACCTTCAATGCTTCGAGGCTGGAGCGCTCGAACTGGTAACTGGTGCCTTCGGTACTGAGCGTCAAGTTGTCCAGCGCATCGTGATATTGGGGTATCGCATCGGTGGTCTGGGCTTGAGCTGCCAGGCTGGCCAGCAGGGTGCAACCGGCGAGTAGTCCGCGACGGAGTTGATTCATTGTGCGCTCCCTCCCATGAATGTCAGTATCTGCGTGACCACATCCCGGTGTTGCAGGTTGCCGCCATGGCCGCCGCGCGGATAGAGGAAGGCCCGTTCGCCGAAGGTGTCGGCGATGAACTGGTAGTTTTCCTTGGTGAGAATGAAATCATCGGCGTTGGTCAGGGCGGCGATATCCGGGTTGTTTCTGAGGAAGGGTTCAATACTGTAGAGGCTGGTATCCCAGGCCATGTCCTCGATGCTCTTGCCCTCGTTATTGCTGCTCCAGACCGGCCATAGCTGGTTCTGCAGGTAGCAATCGAAGTCGCAGAACAGTGCGCGGCGCAGATAGGGGGTAAGCGAGGTGCTGACCTTGAGTTCCTTGCCTACCGGCGCATAGCGCCCGCCCTCGGTGATGACATCGGCCATGAAGTTAAGGTCGGCGGCGGCGAAGCGGAACACCGCGCCGATCAGCATGGCCAGCTCCGGATCAGTCAGCGCGTTGTCGGAGCGCTGAATATCGGCGAACAGGCTGCTCTCGATGTCGGTCACGCCGCTCTCGAAATGCCGGGCCAGCTTCTGGAAGATATGCTCATAGAAGCTGTTGCCGGTGCTGACGCCGTCGACTTGGGTACGCGACAAGGCGTCCAGCCGCCTGACCGAAGCATAGAGATCCACCGGCGGGTTGAGCAGTAACGTGCGGGTGAAATCGAACTGCTGCAGGTCCTGATCCAGATGGGCGACGAAAGCGGCATTGAGCGCACCCAGGCTGAAGCCGGCGAGGCGGTATTCGGTGATTGCCAGGTTTTTGCTGTCTTGAGCATGCTCTGCGGCGATGGACATGGCGGTATGCAGGTCGCGGGCGTCGCTCAGGCCCAGGCCCGGCAAGCCGCTGCGCGAGGCTGCCGCGATGAAGTCGTGGTTGGTTGGCGACGACAGCACGATGACATGCATGCCCGCCTGCCAGAACACGCGCTTCAGGTAATTCAAATTGGGGCTGTCATAGCCAGAGCCCGTCCCGGCGATGAGAAATATCAGCGGTGCTGGTTCATTCTGCCAGGCCAGGCGGTAATGCAGTTGGCTGTAACGCGACAGTACCGGTGGCAAGTTGCGTTCAGGAATGACGGTAACGGCAAGATCGGTCTGACGGACATCTGCTTCGTCCGGCACCGGCGCCGCCATCAGCCGTGGCGTGCCTGCGATGGTTGCCAGAAAAGCATTACCCTCGGGGTAGTTGAAATCCTCAGCGTGGGCAAGACCGCCCAGTAAGGGGAACAGAATAAAACAGAACAACAAGCATCGATTCATGAGCACATTCCCGGTTGGCTTCATGAACTATACCCAAGTTCGTGGCGTTTAGTTCCTCATAACGCGAAGGTAAGAGTTAGGCACACTAAAATAGGAATCATTGCTGTTTCCGCCATCTTACGTGCGCCATACCTTATTCTGAATCAAAGCCTGTCAATCAGTCTGATCAGAAGTTTCAATCAAGCTCAATCGAGGTCGAAGTCATATTCTGACAGCTGCTTCTGCAGCCGACGCTCTTCCAGCAGATTGTCGATCTGTCTGCGCCTGGTCAGGCTGGCTTTACTGGTTGATGTTTCGGTTTCAGACGCTTCATCCTCGTCAGCGACAAAGTCTTCGTCATCCAGCTCTATATCACTTTTAGCTTTGGCCATAACTCCACTCCACTATTGAAGATGCCATTGGCGCACCTTATAGCGGGAGTCGAGAATAAGCGGAAATAGATTTTTTGTATCAGTCCGAGGTCTTGTGCCGATACTCGCACAGATCTTCTATCCGGCAGCTGCCGCACTGCGGGGTTCGGGCCTTGCAAACGTAGCGTCCATGCAGAATCAACCAGTGGTGGGCATCGACCATAAATTCCCTGGGTACATGACGCATCAGTTTCTTCTCGACTTCGAGCACCGTTTTGCCCGGTGCGATACCGGTGCGGTTACTGACGCGGAAGATGTGTGTGTCAACGGCCATGACCGGATGGCCAAAGGCGGTGTTGAGCACCACATTGGCCGTTTTACGTCCGACGCCGGGCAGCGCTTCGAGTGCTTCGCGGCTATCGGGCACCTGGCTGCCGTGCAATTCGATCAGCATGCGGCAGGTTTCGATAACGTTCTTTGCCTTGCTGTTGAACAGGCCGATGGTCTTGATGTATTCCGACAATCCATCAACCCCGAGGGCGTAGATCGCTTCGGGTGTGTTGGCCACCGGATACAGCTTGTCGGTGGCCTTGTTGACGCCGACGTCGGTGGACTGAGCCGAGAGGATGACGGCGATCAACAGTTCAAAGGGCGAGTTGAAGTTCAGTTCGGTGGTAGGGTGGGGATTATCCTCACGCAGGCGACGGAAGATCTCGTAGCGTTTTTCTTTGTTCATGTCAGTTGATGGTTCCAGTAACGCGGACCCGCTTGCTGCCACTGGCCACGGGGGCGCTGCTGCGGGTCGCTGCACGCGCTTTGAGCTGCGCGTCGATGATGTTCTTCAGGGCAATCAGCAGCCCCATGACCAGGAAGGCGCCGGGTGGGAGAATGATGAACAGCACTTCCTTGTAATTGGCGAACACCACCCAGGTCCAGTCGGCGGCGACTGGGCCGAGCAGCAGATGCATGTTGGCAAACAGCGTGCCCTGGCCGATCAGCTCGCGCAGCATGCCCAATACCAAAAGCACCAGGGCGAAGCCCAGGCCCATCATTAAGCCATCCAAAGCTGAGGGCAGCACCGGGTTCTTCACGGCAAAGCCGTCGGCACGACCGAGGATCACACAGTTGGTCACGATCAGCGGGATGAAAATGCCGAGAATCAGGAACAGCTCATAGGTGTAGGCCTGCATCAGCAGTTCGATACAGGTGGTGACCGAAGCAATGATCATGACGAAGGCGGGCAGCCGCACGGTGTCGGTCACGGCGCTGCGGATCAGCGATACGGCGACGTTGGAGGTGACCAGTACCAGAATGGTGGCGATGCCCAGTCCCAGAGCGTTGACTGTGGTGCTGCTGACGCCGAGCAGGGGGCACAGGCCCAGCAACTGCACCAGACCCGGGTTGTTGTGCCATAGGCCGTCGGCGGCCAGTTCGGACAGTTTCTTGTCAGCCATGGGCAGCTTCCTCCGGCGTCAGTTGCAGCAAGGTATCGCGGTGTTCGCTGAAATATTCCAGGGCCTTGTGTACTGCTTGAACCACGGCGCGCGGAGTAATGGTGGCGCCGGTGAACTGGTCGAACTCACCCCCATCCTTGCGTACCGCCCAACCGTCTGGGGTGGGCATGCTCAGGCTCTTGCCGTCGAAGCTGAAGACCCAGCTGCTCTTGCCAACCTCAAGCTTGTCACCCAGGCCGGGCGTTTCCCGATGATTGATTACACGCACGCCGGCCAGCTCGCCATTGGCCTGAATGCCCACCAGCAGGTCGATACGTCCGCTGTAGCCGTCCATGGTCACCACCGGCAGAATTACCGCAGACACCGCGCCCGCCTGTCGTCCGCGCCAGGCGGTGGCTGGGGCGGGCAGGCCCAGGAACTTGCGATCATCGATACTGAAGGCATCGTCCAGCAGATCGTTGTCATGCTGGTCATCAGGCAGTATCTCATTGAGGGCACGCATCTGCATGCGCTGCTGCTCGGCGATGATGCGCTCTTCGGTACCCTGCTGGGTGATGGCGATAAGGCCCACGGTGCAAACGGCGAACACGCCGAGAATCAGACTGTTGCGCAGCACCGAGCGGCTGGGATTGGTCACGGAATCCATCTCAGTCTCCCTTGCCCAGGCCACGCTTGGCTTTGCGGTGGCCATAAGTGCGCGGGTTGGTGTAATAATCGATGGTCGGCGCGCATAGATTCATCAGCAGCACAGCAAAGGCCACCGCGTCGGGGTAGTTGCCCCACACGCGAATGACGTAAATGAGAATGCCGATACCTATGCCGAACACCAGGCGTCCGCGGTTGCTGGTGGCGCTGGAGACGGGGTCAGTGGCGATGAAGAAGGCGCCCAGCATGGTGGCGCCGCCCAGCAGATGGAACAGGGGCGAGCCATTGGAATCGGAGCCGGAGCCATTCCAGAACAACAGGCTCATCACCGCCAGTGAGCCGAGCATGCCGACCGGAGCGTGCCAGCTGTAGATGCGCTTGTACAACAGATATAGACCACCGGCCAGATAGGCCAAGGCGACCCATTCCCAGGCCTGGCCGGCCATACTGCCGAAAGCCGGCTGCGACTGCTGCAGCTCGGCCATGGTCAGCGCGCTGTTATTCTTCAGCAGGTCCAGCGCCGTGGCCGTAGTCCAGCCGTCTACCGGCAGGCTGCCGGGCGTGAATACTCGTTGCAGTCCTTCGATCAGCCCCAACGTCGGCGACAGCGCCGGCGGCACCTGTTCGATGCCACGCCAGAGCGGCCAACTGGTCATCTCCAGCGGAAAGGACACCAGCACCATGGCATAGCCGAGCATGGCCGGGTTGAAGGGGTTCTGACCCAGGCCGCCATACAGATGTTTGCCGAAGGTGATGGCAAAACCCGTGGCCACCAGCACCAGCCACCAGGGCGAGTAGGGCGGTAATGCCAGGGCCAGCAGCCAGGCGGTGACCAAGGCACTGCCATCATTCAGATAGAAGCCCACCGGGCGGCAGCGCAAGCGCAGGATCGCCGCTTCGAAAGCGATGGCGCAGGTGCTCGCCAGCAGGATATTGATCAGCGTGCCCCAGCCGAAGAACCAGGTCATCAGGGACAGGCCCGGCAGCGTTGCGCCCAGCACCTGCAGCATGATGGTCCGGGTACGATTGCTGCCCTGGGCGTGGGGTGAGCTCATGGAGGCCGAAATCATGACAGGTTCTCCTTGTCGGACATCTGTTCCTCGAAGGCTTGCTGCGCTTGATCGAAGGCCTGCTGTAATGTCGGGATTTGTGCCTGCAGGTCAACATTATCCGGGTTGGCGGCCAATTGTTTCTGCGCTCTCTGCAGTGCCATACGCGCCGTCGCGGCTGCGACTTTAAGCTGTTTCTGTTCGGCGCTCAGCGTATTGACCTTGCGCGACTGGATGCGCGCGAGGTCCGGCTCGGCAGGTTTGGTTTCGGTAGCCTGCTCTTTCGCGGCCTGGGCTTCACGAGCCGCTTTTGCACGCGCCGCCTTCTCTGCCCGCGCCTGGCGGTCCAGCTCCCGCTGCTCAGCTTCGCGCTGCAACCGTTCCTGACGTTGCTCGAAGCGTTGCCGCGACTGCTCGGCGCGGCTGTGCTGCAGATTGATGCTGCGAATCTCTGATTTGCCGGCGCGAAAGTACTGCACCAGCGGGATACTGCTGGGGCAGACGTAGGCGCAGGCGCCGCATTCAATGCAGTCGAACAGGTTCTGACGTTCGAGCTGCCCGTAGTCCTTGCCCATGGCAAACCAGTGCAGCTGCTGTGGCAGCAATTCCGCTGGGCAGGCTTCAGCGCACAGACCGCAGCGGATGCACGGCAGCGCCGGCGGCGGTGGTGGCAGTTCCTCACGGGTGCCGGCCAGCAGGCAGTTGCTGGTCTTGATGATCGGCGCGGCGCTGTCGAGTAGGGTAAAGCCCATCATCGGACCGCCCATTACCAGCCGATGCAGTTGTTCCTGCCGCAAACCGGCGAATGCCAGAAGATCCTGTATTGGCGTGCCAATGAGCGCTTCGACGTTGCCTGGGCGTGCCAGCGCATCGCCGGTCAGGGTAGTAATACGGCTGATCAGGGGTTTGCCCAGCATTATGGCGTCGTGGACCGCCAGGGCGGTACCGATGTTCTGGCAGAGAATGCCGATATCAGCCGGTAGGCCACCACTGGGCACTTCCTTGCCGGTGAGGATCTGGATCAGCTGTTTTTCGCCGCCGGAGGGATACTTGGTGGGCAATACCACCACGGTCATTGGCCGTTCACCCACCGCCTCGCGCATGGCGGCGATCGCCTGGGGCTTGTTGTCCTCAATGCCGATCAGGACCTGATCCGGCTTGAGAATGTGCATCAGCACTTCTATCCCGGACACGATCTGCGGCGCCCGGTGACGCATGCTCATGTCATCGGCAGTGATGTAGGGTTCGCATTCGGTGCCGTTGATGATCAGGGTGTCGATCTGGTGGTCAGGGCGTGAGGTCAGTTTGGCCGCAGTCGGAAAACCTGCGCCGCCCATGCCGCTGATGCCCGCGTCACGAATACGTTCCAGCAGGTCGAGCGGTTGCAGACTGTGAAAGTCAGCCACCGGATGCAGTTCGGTCCATTGATCCTCACCGTCGCATTCCAGGGTGATGGCCAGCTCGGCCAGGCCCGAAGCATGAGGGTAGGGCGCGGGCTCGATGGCACTGATGATGCCAGAACTGGGCGCATGCAGCGGGCAGCTGAGCGGGCCATTGGCCTCGGCAATCAGCTGACCCTTGAGCACCCGTTTGCCAACCTGTACTACCGGCACAGCGCGATTGCCTATGTGCTGCAGCAGCGGCAGTATCAGGCGGCTGGGCAGTGGCATCAGTTCCAGGCCACGACCAGTGGATTGGCGCTTGTTTTCCGGTGGGTGGATGCCGCCGGGAAATTCCCAGATACGCGATTGGGTGGGCATCAGGCGGCTCCTCGCTGGGCGTCGGTGGCAATCAATTGATGCGGTGGGCGTGGTAGGTCCCAGCTCCAGGTCTGTGGGGTGACGGGAACAGCCAGCATATCGATACAGTCCACGGGGCAGGGCTCCACGCACAGATCGCAGCCTGTGCATTCATCAACGATAACGGTGTGCATATGCTTGGCCGAACCCAGGATCGCATCTACCGGACAGGCTTGAATGCATTTGGTGCAACCGATGCATTCATCCTCGCGGATATAGGCCACTGTGCGCGGCTTTTCCTCACCGTGTTCGCCATCCAGCGGCAAGGCTTCCACATCCAGCAGATCGGCCAGTGCCTGGATGGTGGTTTCGCCACCTGGCGGGCACTTGTTGATCGGCTCGCCGTTGGCGATGGCTTCGGCGTAGGGCTTGCAACCGGGGTGTCCGCATTGCCCGCACTGGGTCTGCGGTAGCAGAGCGTTGATCTGCTCAATGATGGGGTCGCCCTCGACCCGGAAACGGATCGCGGCATACCCCAGCAGCGCGCCGAAGATCAGCGCCAGTACCAGCAGAATGCCTACTGCAGTAAGGACGATAGTCATGTCAGATCCTGATCAGCCCGGTAAAGCCCATGAACGCCAGGGACATCAAGCCGGCGGTGATCATGCCGATGGCCGCGCCACGGAAGGGGGCAGGCACGTCAGCAATGGCCAGCCGCTCGCGCAGGCCGGCAAACAGGATCAATACCATGGAAAACCCCAGCGCAGCGCCCAGGCCGAAGGTGGCGGCCTTGAGGAAGGTCTGCTCGGTACGGTTGGTGTTCAGCAAGGCGACGCCCAACACCGCGCAGTTGGTGGTGATCAGTGGCAGAAAGATGCCCAGTACCCGGTACAGCAGCGGGCTGGTCTTGTGCACCACCATTTCGGTGAACTGCACCACCACAGCGATTACGAGGATAAAGGAAATGGTCCGCAGAAATTCCAGCTCGAAGGGCACCAGGATGTACTGGTAGGTCAGGTAGCTGAGAATCGAGGCAAGAGTCAGCACGAAAGTAGTGGCCATGGACATGCCGATGGCGGTCTCCAGCTTGCCGGACACGCCCATGAATGGGCACAGGCCGAGGAACTGCACCAGGACGAAGTTGTTCACCAGGATGGTGCTGAGCAGGATCAGGATGAATTCAGTCATGGTTGGTCTCGTTGGTGCTGGGGCTCATTTTTGGTTTCCTCTGCCGGGCTCCCTTTCTTTGGGTTCCCCCATCCCCGCTCCGTGCCCCGGCCCTTCGCGGAGCTCAGGCGGGCGAGAGGAGAGGGAGTTAGTCCCTGCAGTTAAGCAGCTCTGCATGTTCCAGCATGCCTCACGGCAGCAGAAGAATAGAAGAACACCAGAACGCAGTTACTTCCCCTCTCCCTCGCAGAAGAGGGGGAGCCAGGAGGGGGAGGAGCAGCCTGTCAGCTCACCCGCTGCCCCGGCTTGGCCCCGGCATCCGGGCTCAACAGATAAATCTCTTCCCCGCCAGGCCCCGCCGCCAGCACCATCCCCTCGGACACGCCGAACTTCATCTTGCGCGCCGCCAGGTTGGCCACATACAGCGTCAACCGGCCTTCCAGCTTGCTCGGGTCAGGATAAGCACTCTTGATGCCGGAGAACACGTTGCGCGTAGCATCGCCGATGTTCAGCGTCAGACGCAGCAGTTTGTCCGCGCCCTCGACGAATTCGGCCTTCTCGATCAATGCGATACGCAGGTCGACGGCGGCGAAGGTGTTGAAGTCGATTTCTTTTGCCAACGGGTCCTTCTCCAGCTCGCCATTGCCGGCCGGTGCAGCGCCGGTATCGGTGGCGGCTGCGGCCAGGTCTTCCTTGGACGACTCGATCATGGCCTCGATCTTGGCTGGTTCAATACGGGTCAGCAGCGGTTTGAATGCGTTCAGCTGGTGATCGCTCAGCATGCTGCCCAGATCACTCCAGCACAGCGGCTCTACATTCAGGAAAGCTTCGGCGTCGGCGGCCAGGGTCGGCAGCACCGGCTTGAGCAGGACGACCAACTGGCGGAACAGGTTGATGCCCAGCGAGCAGATCGCCTGGACCTCGTCCTGCTTGCCTTCCTGCTTGTTCAGCGCCCAGGGCGCCATGTCGGCAATCCAGGCATTGGCCTTGTCAGCCAGGGCCATGATTTCGCGCATGGCACGGGAGAAGTCGCGTTTCTCGTAGGCTTCGGCAATGGAGGGCGTGGCACTGATAAAGGCATCAGTCAGTTCAGGCGCCGGGTTGGCGGCGACCATCACGCCGGCGTTGCCCTTGTGAATGAAGCCCGCGCACCGGCTGGCGATGTTGACCACCTTGCCGACCAGGTCGGAGTTGACCTTCTGCACGAAGTCTTCCAGGTTCAGGTCCAGGTCTTCGACGCCGCGGCCCAGCTTGGCAGCGTAGTAGTAGCGCAGGTATTCCGGCGACAGATGATCCAGATAGGTGCGCGCCTTGATGAAGGTGCCGCGGGATTTGGACATCTTCTGACCATTGACGGTGAGATAGCCGTGCACGTTGACTGCAGTCGGCTTGCGGAAGCCGGCACCTTCGAGCATGGCGGGCCAGAACAGCGTATGGAAGTTGATGATGTCCTTGCCGATGAAGTGATACAGCTCGGCGGTGGAATCCTTGTCCCAGAAGGCATCGAAATCCAGGTCCGGGCGACGGGCGCAGAGGTTCTTGAAGCTGGCCATATAGCCAACCGGCGCATCCAG
Above is a genomic segment from Halopseudomonas litoralis containing:
- the rsxG gene encoding electron transport complex subunit RsxG, producing MDSVTNPSRSVLRNSLILGVFAVCTVGLIAITQQGTEERIIAEQQRMQMRALNEILPDDQHDNDLLDDAFSIDDRKFLGLPAPATAWRGRQAGAVSAVILPVVTMDGYSGRIDLLVGIQANGELAGVRVINHRETPGLGDKLEVGKSSWVFSFDGKSLSMPTPDGWAVRKDGGEFDQFTGATITPRAVVQAVHKALEYFSEHRDTLLQLTPEEAAHG
- the rsxC gene encoding electron transport complex subunit RsxC encodes the protein MPTQSRIWEFPGGIHPPENKRQSTGRGLELMPLPSRLILPLLQHIGNRAVPVVQVGKRVLKGQLIAEANGPLSCPLHAPSSGIISAIEPAPYPHASGLAELAITLECDGEDQWTELHPVADFHSLQPLDLLERIRDAGISGMGGAGFPTAAKLTSRPDHQIDTLIINGTECEPYITADDMSMRHRAPQIVSGIEVLMHILKPDQVLIGIEDNKPQAIAAMREAVGERPMTVVVLPTKYPSGGEKQLIQILTGKEVPSGGLPADIGILCQNIGTALAVHDAIMLGKPLISRITTLTGDALARPGNVEALIGTPIQDLLAFAGLRQEQLHRLVMGGPMMGFTLLDSAAPIIKTSNCLLAGTREELPPPPPALPCIRCGLCAEACPAELLPQQLHWFAMGKDYGQLERQNLFDCIECGACAYVCPSSIPLVQYFRAGKSEIRSINLQHSRAEQSRQRFEQRQERLQREAEQRELDRQARAEKAARAKAAREAQAAKEQATETKPAEPDLARIQSRKVNTLSAEQKQLKVAAATARMALQRAQKQLAANPDNVDLQAQIPTLQQAFDQAQQAFEEQMSDKENLS
- the nth gene encoding endonuclease III — translated: MNKEKRYEIFRRLREDNPHPTTELNFNSPFELLIAVILSAQSTDVGVNKATDKLYPVANTPEAIYALGVDGLSEYIKTIGLFNSKAKNVIETCRMLIELHGSQVPDSREALEALPGVGRKTANVVLNTAFGHPVMAVDTHIFRVSNRTGIAPGKTVLEVEKKLMRHVPREFMVDAHHWLILHGRYVCKARTPQCGSCRIEDLCEYRHKTSD
- the metG gene encoding methionine--tRNA ligase yields the protein MSSNANSRQILVTSALPYANGSIHLGHMLEYIQTDIWVRFQKLRGNQCVYVCADDAHGSAIMLRAEKEGITPEQLIDNVKAEHTADFADFLVDFDNYHSTHSEENRELSELIYGKLKAAGHINTRSVTQYFDPEKGMFLADRFIKGTCPKCAAEDQYGDNCEKCGATYEPTELKDPRSAISGATPVLRESKHFFFALPDFQDMLKKWTRSGTLQDAVANKIAEWLDSGLQEWDISRDAPYFGFEIPGEPGKYFYVWLDAPVGYMASFKNLCARRPDLDFDAFWDKDSTAELYHFIGKDIINFHTLFWPAMLEGAGFRKPTAVNVHGYLTVNGQKMSKSRGTFIKARTYLDHLSPEYLRYYYAAKLGRGVEDLDLNLEDFVQKVNSDLVGKVVNIASRCAGFIHKGNAGVMVAANPAPELTDAFISATPSIAEAYEKRDFSRAMREIMALADKANAWIADMAPWALNKQEGKQDEVQAICSLGINLFRQLVVLLKPVLPTLAADAEAFLNVEPLCWSDLGSMLSDHQLNAFKPLLTRIEPAKIEAMIESSKEDLAAAATDTGAAPAGNGELEKDPLAKEIDFNTFAAVDLRIALIEKAEFVEGADKLLRLTLNIGDATRNVFSGIKSAYPDPSKLEGRLTLYVANLAARKMKFGVSEGMVLAAGPGGEEIYLLSPDAGAKPGQRVS
- the rsxB gene encoding electron transport complex subunit RsxB encodes the protein MTIVLTAVGILLVLALIFGALLGYAAIRFRVEGDPIIEQINALLPQTQCGQCGHPGCKPYAEAIANGEPINKCPPGGETTIQALADLLDVEALPLDGEHGEEKPRTVAYIREDECIGCTKCIQACPVDAILGSAKHMHTVIVDECTGCDLCVEPCPVDCIDMLAVPVTPQTWSWDLPRPPHQLIATDAQRGAA
- a CDS encoding MlaA family lipoprotein, yielding MNQLRRGLLAGCTLLASLAAQAQTTDAIPQYHDALDNLTLSTEGTSYQFERSSLEALKVHDPIEGFNRRVYRFNGQFDEYVYLPAVNAYEWATPRFVRTGVSNVFANLADVPNLANSLAQGKLKKGARTTARLLFNTTLGVLGLFDVAQAMGLPQESEDFGQTLGFYGVPTGPYLVLPLLGPSTLRDASGKAVDWSIEDAAEFLDNRHYMNQNPWSYGLYALNLRYINGFRYGSLDSPFEYDQIRYLYIKLRELQIRQ
- a CDS encoding YcgN family cysteine cluster protein: MAQRVTEFWKRKTLEQMDQQEWESLCDGCGLCCLQKLEDEDDAKSIYYTRVACKLLDLNTCRCSDYPNRRQQVPDCVQLTPATAEEFAWLPPTCGYRLVAEGEDLPPWHHLVCGDREAVHKSGISQAGRMLAEGSVAEDDWEEHIIFRV
- the rsxA gene encoding electron transport complex subunit RsxA, with the translated sequence MTEFILILLSTILVNNFVLVQFLGLCPFMGVSGKLETAIGMSMATTFVLTLASILSYLTYQYILVPFELEFLRTISFILVIAVVVQFTEMVVHKTSPLLYRVLGIFLPLITTNCAVLGVALLNTNRTEQTFLKAATFGLGAALGFSMVLILFAGLRERLAIADVPAPFRGAAIGMITAGLMSLAFMGFTGLIRI
- the rsxD gene encoding electron transport complex subunit RsxD; protein product: MISASMSSPHAQGSNRTRTIMLQVLGATLPGLSLMTWFFGWGTLINILLASTCAIAFEAAILRLRCRPVGFYLNDGSALVTAWLLALALPPYSPWWLVLVATGFAITFGKHLYGGLGQNPFNPAMLGYAMVLVSFPLEMTSWPLWRGIEQVPPALSPTLGLIEGLQRVFTPGSLPVDGWTTATALDLLKNNSALTMAELQQSQPAFGSMAGQAWEWVALAYLAGGLYLLYKRIYSWHAPVGMLGSLAVMSLLFWNGSGSDSNGSPLFHLLGGATMLGAFFIATDPVSSATSNRGRLVFGIGIGILIYVIRVWGNYPDAVAFAVLLMNLCAPTIDYYTNPRTYGHRKAKRGLGKGD
- a CDS encoding PA3496 family putative envelope integrity protein, giving the protein MAKAKSDIELDDEDFVADEDEASETETSTSKASLTRRRQIDNLLEERRLQKQLSEYDFDLD
- a CDS encoding electron transport complex subunit E yields the protein MADKKLSELAADGLWHNNPGLVQLLGLCPLLGVSSTTVNALGLGIATILVLVTSNVAVSLIRSAVTDTVRLPAFVMIIASVTTCIELLMQAYTYELFLILGIFIPLIVTNCVILGRADGFAVKNPVLPSALDGLMMGLGFALVLLVLGMLRELIGQGTLFANMHLLLGPVAADWTWVVFANYKEVLFIILPPGAFLVMGLLIALKNIIDAQLKARAATRSSAPVASGSKRVRVTGTIN
- a CDS encoding glutaredoxin family protein; this translates as MTASLTLTLFGTTACHLCEECLHLTRPLEGNGVVVRQVDIVDSPELLERYQLRIPVLRRDDTGAELDWPFDLGQLLDWLADATGEES
- a CDS encoding alpha/beta fold hydrolase family protein is translated as MNRCLLFCFILFPLLGGLAHAEDFNYPEGNAFLATIAGTPRLMAAPVPDEADVRQTDLAVTVIPERNLPPVLSRYSQLHYRLAWQNEPAPLIFLIAGTGSGYDSPNLNYLKRVFWQAGMHVIVLSSPTNHDFIAAASRSGLPGLGLSDARDLHTAMSIAAEHAQDSKNLAITEYRLAGFSLGALNAAFVAHLDQDLQQFDFTRTLLLNPPVDLYASVRRLDALSRTQVDGVSTGNSFYEHIFQKLARHFESGVTDIESSLFADIQRSDNALTDPELAMLIGAVFRFAAADLNFMADVITEGGRYAPVGKELKVSTSLTPYLRRALFCDFDCYLQNQLWPVWSSNNEGKSIEDMAWDTSLYSIEPFLRNNPDIAALTNADDFILTKENYQFIADTFGERAFLYPRGGHGGNLQHRDVVTQILTFMGGSAQ